In a genomic window of Asticcacaulis sp.:
- a CDS encoding TonB-dependent receptor, with the protein MKHTTKFRLVLGASIFALTATLGGAALAADFSTVQGHVASAQAGDTVTATDTNTGAVTTGTVRTDGTYVIVGLRPGNYKIAVGSTVQEVTLAVGETTTLDLDAAAAAEPTATITVVGRRRKEVRTSEVATSVSQTQINSLPQNGRNFLNFAALAPGVAVTPDAENKQFRAGATSANQVNVFIDGQSQKNQVLQGGTMGQDSSRGNPFPQLAIQEFKVSTQNFKAEYEQAGTAIISAVTKTGGNEFHGSAFATYQSKDMIGQPYFQRSQPKGDYQNTEYGVDLGGPIIKDVLHFYAAYEHRKDQRPTDAVDITLPGFESENGVYAKDFQEDLYFGKLTWTPNEMNTIDVSFQDREEDDVRGFDRTTAYTQGNTLDQYVRQGLISWKYREENILNEMTLEYQTYHWLQTPLTDAPGQTIINSPTDFGVLARVGGATYAQEKGQDNTTFRDTMTFTGLDWHGQHVIKAGVKLALYEYIATEADHFNPEFFYPASSYTYGASNNVPVRVVIADGNPVVTGKNNQWGLFIQDDWTVDDHLTLNLGVRWDYETNMLNDKFVTDPGVAAALRGWANFKAAGFDPEDYISDGHNRKAFGGALAPRLGFSYDVHGDRDLVIFGGYGRYYDRTIYDDAQLETRRTQIHVVTLNINPEGTVDTNPNDNNVTWNPAYFTDKNALIAAAKATGQKGEIFALNNNAKVPYSDQFNLGVRKQFGDIATSLTLADIESKDIFSFVLGNRNPDGSWCSYGPQYACQPWGYGLPGYGNFIISTNDQQAKYQALYLTVDKPYTRASHYGYSGTLTLTNARATGHNDRFIFDYAMPHDSGWHDAEGVDKWRFVGTGIVDGPWDTQLSAFVTLASGGPFDYIDASGPAVRIIPGGVSPKDDIAYQNVDLRISKDFDLPGGQTITLEGQVYNLFDSINRTYSGWNGGLKCSPTDTGCIDQRNGQQGPTRAGDDVTVGSARSYQVGLRYKW; encoded by the coding sequence ATGAAACATACAACCAAATTCCGGCTGGTTCTGGGGGCGTCGATTTTCGCGCTCACCGCCACGCTCGGTGGCGCCGCCCTGGCGGCGGATTTTTCCACGGTGCAGGGGCATGTGGCGTCGGCCCAGGCAGGCGATACTGTCACCGCCACCGACACCAATACCGGCGCCGTCACCACCGGCACTGTGCGCACTGACGGCACCTATGTTATCGTGGGCCTGCGTCCCGGTAATTACAAGATCGCAGTCGGTTCCACCGTTCAGGAAGTGACCCTGGCAGTCGGTGAAACCACCACGCTCGATCTCGACGCCGCCGCGGCCGCCGAACCGACCGCGACCATCACCGTCGTCGGCCGTCGCCGCAAGGAAGTCCGCACCTCGGAAGTGGCGACCAGCGTCTCGCAGACCCAAATCAACAGCCTGCCGCAGAACGGCCGCAACTTCCTGAACTTCGCCGCCCTGGCTCCTGGTGTGGCGGTGACGCCCGACGCCGAGAACAAGCAGTTCCGCGCCGGCGCCACCTCGGCCAACCAGGTCAACGTCTTCATCGATGGCCAGAGCCAGAAGAACCAGGTGCTGCAGGGCGGTACGATGGGGCAGGATTCCTCACGCGGCAATCCGTTCCCGCAACTGGCCATCCAGGAATTCAAGGTCTCTACCCAGAACTTCAAGGCCGAATACGAGCAGGCGGGCACGGCCATCATCTCGGCCGTCACCAAGACCGGCGGCAACGAGTTCCACGGCAGCGCCTTTGCGACCTATCAGTCCAAGGATATGATCGGTCAGCCCTACTTCCAGCGCAGCCAGCCCAAGGGTGACTATCAGAACACCGAATACGGCGTCGATCTCGGCGGGCCGATCATCAAGGATGTGCTGCATTTCTACGCGGCCTATGAACATCGCAAGGACCAGCGTCCGACGGACGCCGTTGACATCACCTTACCAGGCTTTGAATCCGAAAACGGTGTCTACGCGAAGGATTTCCAGGAAGATCTCTACTTTGGCAAGCTGACCTGGACGCCGAATGAGATGAACACGATCGACGTCTCCTTCCAGGACCGCGAAGAAGACGATGTGCGTGGCTTCGATCGGACCACGGCCTATACACAGGGCAATACGCTCGACCAGTATGTCCGTCAGGGACTGATTTCGTGGAAGTATCGTGAGGAAAATATCCTCAATGAAATGACGCTGGAATACCAGACCTATCACTGGCTCCAGACGCCGCTGACCGATGCGCCGGGCCAGACCATTATCAACAGCCCGACGGATTTCGGCGTACTGGCAAGGGTTGGCGGCGCTACCTATGCCCAGGAAAAGGGCCAGGACAACACCACCTTCCGTGATACCATGACCTTCACGGGTCTGGACTGGCACGGCCAGCATGTCATCAAGGCGGGCGTCAAACTGGCGCTTTATGAATATATCGCCACGGAGGCCGATCACTTCAATCCGGAATTCTTCTATCCGGCCAGCAGCTATACCTATGGCGCATCGAACAATGTGCCGGTGCGTGTCGTTATCGCTGACGGCAATCCGGTCGTCACGGGCAAAAACAACCAGTGGGGCCTGTTCATTCAGGATGACTGGACGGTTGATGATCACCTGACGCTGAATCTCGGCGTGCGCTGGGATTATGAAACCAACATGCTGAACGACAAGTTCGTTACCGATCCGGGCGTTGCGGCGGCTCTGCGCGGCTGGGCCAATTTCAAGGCGGCCGGTTTCGATCCGGAAGACTATATCAGCGACGGCCATAACCGTAAGGCATTTGGTGGCGCCCTGGCGCCGCGTCTTGGCTTCTCCTATGACGTGCATGGCGATCGTGATCTCGTGATCTTCGGCGGTTACGGCCGTTATTATGACCGCACCATCTATGATGACGCCCAATTGGAAACGCGCCGCACCCAGATCCATGTGGTGACGCTGAACATCAATCCAGAAGGTACGGTCGACACCAATCCGAACGACAACAATGTCACATGGAATCCGGCCTATTTCACCGACAAGAATGCTCTGATCGCCGCCGCAAAGGCTACGGGCCAGAAGGGTGAAATCTTTGCACTGAATAACAATGCCAAGGTGCCCTATTCGGATCAGTTCAACCTGGGTGTCCGCAAGCAGTTCGGTGATATCGCCACCAGTCTGACGCTGGCCGATATCGAGAGCAAGGATATCTTTAGCTTTGTTCTGGGTAATCGTAATCCGGATGGCTCCTGGTGCAGCTATGGCCCGCAATATGCCTGCCAGCCCTGGGGCTATGGTCTGCCGGGCTATGGCAACTTCATTATCTCAACCAATGACCAGCAGGCAAAATATCAGGCCCTCTACCTGACGGTAGACAAGCCCTATACCCGCGCTTCGCACTATGGCTACAGCGGCACCCTGACCCTGACCAACGCCAGGGCCACAGGTCACAATGACCGCTTTATCTTCGACTACGCCATGCCGCATGATTCCGGCTGGCACGATGCCGAGGGCGTCGACAAGTGGCGCTTTGTCGGCACCGGCATTGTCGACGGTCCTTGGGATACGCAATTGTCGGCCTTCGTCACCCTGGCTTCGGGCGGTCCGTTCGATTACATCGATGCCAGCGGTCCGGCCGTGCGTATCATTCCCGGCGGCGTTTCGCCGAAGGACGATATTGCCTACCAGAATGTCGATCTGCGCATATCGAAGGACTTCGACCTGCCGGGCGGCCAGACCATCACGCTGGAAGGCCAGGTCTACAACCTGTTCGATTCGATCAATCGCACCTATTCCGGCTGGAATGGCGGCCTGAAATGTTCGCCGACGGACACAGGCTGTATCGACCAGCGTAATGGTCAGCAGGGTCCGACTCGCGCCGGCGATGACGTGACGGTCGGTTCGGCCCGGTCCTATCAGGTCGGCCTGCGTTACAAGTGGTAA
- a CDS encoding glycoside hydrolase family 3 C-terminal domain-containing protein has translation MSQPLSRRAFFKGAASTFAVMGAASAYLPAIAAPKDAFIEGLIAKMSLEEKAGQLSLYSDSVRTEAAFFNPAIASQSKDQVLADIAAGKITGLFNGRGVVLSRELQKVAVEKSPHGIPLIFAADIIHGMTTIFPIPMAEAASFDPELSRRTNRAAAVEATANAIHWTFSPAVDVVRDQRWGRSAEAAGEDTWLACRFAAARVQGFQGPDLKAQDSMLACLKHFAAYGAVEGGMDYNTVEITEPTLRQTHLPSFKAGIDAGALTVMSAFNDIGGVPSTGNHKLLTDILRGEMGFKGFVVSDFTSEEELIAHGFAADGRDAAMKAILAGCDMSMQSGIYMKYLPDLVRKGEVPLKVLDEAVRRVLRIKKAVGLFDDPYKSMDAVRERNDMRKPETIALAREAARRACVLLKSDNDILPLKKSGQKVALIGPLAADKNQLNGYWVVFPDTKDSVTVEMAMRGVIGDNLTVTRGSDIDAPIEGGIDAAVKAAKAADVVVLCIGEGQEMSGEAQSRTEITVPDAQMALTEAVKATGKLVVVLLSHGRAIALEGAVKDADAILCTWFLGSEAGNGIADLLFGDYSPSGRLPCSFPLKSGQEPFYYNHRTTGRPQIGDDASYRARWRDAPFAPLYPFGHGLGYSKVTYGVTRLSAETLPWSGKVTASVEVRNTGGRPVHEVAQLYIHDRVASITQPVRSLKGIRHLDLKAGETQTVRFELSRADLAFVGLDLKWQAEPGDFDIWIAPSSGTGTPAKLTLQKG, from the coding sequence ATGTCTCAGCCTCTTTCCCGGCGCGCCTTTTTCAAGGGGGCGGCTTCAACCTTCGCGGTGATGGGTGCCGCATCGGCCTATCTGCCGGCGATCGCCGCGCCAAAGGATGCCTTTATCGAAGGGCTGATTGCGAAGATGTCGCTGGAGGAAAAGGCTGGGCAACTGAGCCTTTATTCAGACTCCGTGCGCACCGAGGCGGCGTTTTTCAACCCGGCCATTGCCAGCCAATCGAAAGACCAGGTGCTGGCCGATATCGCCGCCGGAAAGATCACCGGCCTGTTCAATGGGCGCGGCGTGGTCCTGAGCCGTGAACTGCAAAAGGTGGCGGTCGAAAAATCGCCCCACGGCATTCCGCTGATCTTCGCTGCCGACATCATCCACGGCATGACGACCATCTTCCCGATCCCGATGGCCGAAGCCGCCAGTTTCGATCCGGAACTCTCCCGCCGCACCAATCGCGCGGCGGCGGTGGAGGCCACGGCCAATGCCATTCACTGGACCTTCTCGCCGGCGGTCGATGTGGTGCGTGACCAGCGCTGGGGCCGATCGGCTGAGGCGGCGGGCGAGGATACCTGGCTCGCCTGCCGGTTCGCCGCCGCCCGCGTGCAGGGCTTTCAGGGACCGGACCTGAAAGCGCAGGATTCGATGCTGGCTTGCCTGAAACATTTCGCCGCCTATGGCGCGGTTGAAGGCGGGATGGATTATAATACGGTCGAAATTACCGAGCCGACCCTGCGCCAGACGCATCTCCCGTCCTTCAAGGCGGGTATCGATGCGGGCGCGCTGACGGTGATGAGCGCCTTCAACGATATCGGCGGCGTGCCCTCGACAGGTAATCACAAGCTGCTGACCGATATTCTGCGCGGTGAGATGGGATTCAAGGGCTTCGTGGTTTCCGACTTTACCTCGGAAGAGGAATTGATCGCCCATGGTTTCGCCGCCGATGGCCGCGATGCAGCGATGAAGGCGATTTTGGCAGGCTGCGATATGTCCATGCAAAGCGGCATCTATATGAAATATTTGCCGGACCTTGTGCGCAAGGGCGAGGTGCCTTTGAAGGTTCTGGACGAGGCCGTGCGCCGGGTACTGCGCATCAAGAAGGCCGTCGGCCTGTTCGATGATCCGTATAAATCGATGGATGCGGTACGCGAACGCAACGATATGCGCAAGCCCGAAACCATTGCCCTGGCGCGTGAGGCGGCGCGGCGGGCTTGTGTGCTGCTGAAGAGCGATAATGATATCCTGCCGCTCAAAAAGTCCGGCCAGAAGGTCGCCCTGATCGGTCCCCTGGCGGCGGACAAGAACCAGCTTAACGGCTATTGGGTGGTCTTCCCGGATACAAAAGACAGTGTCACGGTCGAGATGGCGATGCGTGGTGTGATCGGCGATAATCTGACCGTAACGCGAGGGAGCGATATTGACGCGCCGATCGAAGGCGGCATAGACGCGGCGGTCAAGGCAGCGAAAGCGGCGGATGTGGTGGTGTTGTGTATCGGCGAGGGACAGGAAATGTCCGGCGAGGCGCAGTCGCGCACTGAAATCACCGTGCCGGACGCGCAAATGGCGCTGACGGAAGCGGTGAAGGCGACAGGCAAGCTGGTGGTGGTTTTGCTCAGCCACGGCCGCGCCATCGCCCTGGAAGGCGCGGTGAAGGACGCCGATGCCATCCTCTGCACCTGGTTCCTGGGTTCGGAAGCCGGCAATGGCATCGCTGATTTGCTCTTCGGGGATTACAGCCCGTCCGGCCGTCTGCCGTGCAGTTTCCCGCTGAAATCCGGGCAGGAGCCCTTCTATTACAACCATCGCACCACCGGCCGGCCGCAAATTGGCGATGACGCCAGTTACCGCGCCCGCTGGCGGGACGCGCCTTTCGCGCCGCTCTATCCGTTCGGCCACGGACTGGGCTACAGCAAGGTCACCTATGGCGTTACGCGACTGAGCGCGGAGACTTTGCCGTGGTCCGGCAAGGTGACGGCCTCGGTTGAGGTGCGCAATACCGGCGGCCGTCCGGTCCATGAGGTGGCGCAGCTCTATATCCACGATCGCGTGGCCTCGATTACCCAGCCGGTGCGCTCGCTGAAGGGCATTCGGCACCTTGATCTAAAAGCCGGTGAGACGCAGACCGTCCGTTTTGAACTCTCCCGCGCCGATCTCGCCTTTGTCGGGCTGGACCTGAAATGGCAGGCCGAACCCGGTGACTTCGATATCTGGATCGCGCCGTCTTCCGGCACCGGCACGCCAGCCAAACTGACGCTGCAAAAGGGATAA
- a CDS encoding family 43 glycosylhydrolase, with product MMKFAILLTASLLALAASAHAEQTTYANPLDIDYRYNFEQQNEGISYRTGADPAVVLHQGAYYLFQTLADGYWRSEDLIHWTFITPSRWPFESIVAPALVSDGKTLYIMQSHTRQTALLKSDDPASGKLDFWVRRTPPVPTAVGEGTDDSHLGPDQVQPSPWDPGLFIDDDGKWYMYWGSSNIYPIYGIEMTPEPFAYKGKPNRFIYLQPEKHGWERFGQDHSGKLPNGTPIKPFTEGAWMTKVNGKYYLQYGAPGTEYNVYANGTYVSDKPLGPFTYADYNPVAYKPGGFVNGAGHGSTFQDKYGNYWNTGTLWLGYNWTFERRIDMLPAKFYADGQMAVSARFGDFPHYVPTSKIDDPEKLFTGWMLLSYRKPVSVSSQHAPVEGQNFEPKNATDENPRSFWLAADNQPGQTLTVDLGAEKTVRAIQVNYADYKSGLYADGPDIYTEFTLEASSDGQSWTKVAETEAPRRDRPNAYFELPQPMKARYIRYVHGHIGAPNLAIADLRIFGTADGKAPAKPLGVTAKRDNDPRNAHISWNAVPGAVGYNVRWGIRPDRLTLTYQLFAEDDDNQFGGRQHGHALDLRALNVGVGYYVAVEAFNETGVSKLSKVLKLP from the coding sequence ATGATGAAATTTGCGATATTGCTCACCGCTTCACTCCTCGCCTTGGCCGCGTCTGCTCACGCCGAGCAGACCACCTATGCCAATCCGCTCGATATCGATTACCGCTATAATTTCGAGCAGCAGAACGAGGGCATTTCCTACCGCACGGGCGCCGATCCGGCGGTGGTGCTGCATCAGGGCGCTTACTACCTCTTCCAGACCCTGGCCGATGGCTACTGGCGCTCGGAAGACCTGATCCACTGGACCTTTATCACGCCGAGCCGCTGGCCGTTCGAGAGCATCGTGGCGCCGGCGCTCGTTTCCGACGGCAAGACGCTCTACATCATGCAGTCGCATACTCGCCAGACGGCCCTGTTGAAAAGCGACGATCCGGCGTCGGGCAAGCTCGATTTCTGGGTGCGACGCACCCCGCCGGTGCCGACCGCGGTGGGGGAAGGGACGGACGACAGCCATCTGGGGCCGGACCAGGTCCAGCCCAGTCCGTGGGATCCCGGCCTGTTCATCGATGATGACGGCAAATGGTACATGTACTGGGGCTCTTCGAATATCTACCCTATCTACGGCATCGAAATGACGCCGGAACCCTTTGCCTATAAAGGCAAGCCAAACCGCTTCATCTATTTGCAACCTGAAAAACACGGCTGGGAGCGCTTTGGTCAGGATCATTCCGGCAAGCTGCCCAATGGCACGCCAATCAAGCCCTTCACCGAAGGGGCGTGGATGACCAAGGTGAACGGCAAATACTACCTGCAATACGGCGCGCCGGGCACGGAATATAATGTCTATGCCAACGGCACCTATGTCAGTGACAAGCCTTTGGGGCCATTCACCTATGCCGACTACAATCCCGTGGCCTATAAGCCTGGCGGCTTTGTCAACGGCGCGGGGCATGGCTCGACCTTCCAGGACAAATATGGCAATTACTGGAACACCGGTACGCTCTGGCTGGGCTATAACTGGACGTTTGAGCGCCGTATCGACATGCTGCCGGCGAAATTCTACGCCGACGGCCAGATGGCGGTGTCGGCGCGCTTTGGCGACTTCCCGCACTATGTGCCGACATCCAAGATCGATGATCCGGAAAAACTGTTCACCGGCTGGATGCTGTTGTCCTATCGCAAGCCGGTCAGCGTCTCCTCGCAACACGCGCCGGTGGAAGGCCAGAATTTCGAGCCGAAAAACGCCACGGATGAAAACCCGCGCAGCTTCTGGCTGGCGGCGGATAACCAGCCCGGCCAGACCCTGACCGTCGATCTCGGCGCGGAAAAGACGGTGCGCGCCATTCAGGTCAATTATGCCGACTACAAGTCCGGTCTCTATGCCGATGGCCCGGATATCTATACCGAATTTACGCTGGAAGCTTCGTCCGATGGCCAGTCTTGGACGAAGGTGGCGGAAACCGAAGCCCCCCGCCGGGATCGGCCCAATGCCTATTTCGAACTGCCGCAGCCGATGAAGGCGCGCTATATTCGCTATGTCCACGGCCATATCGGCGCGCCGAACCTGGCCATTGCTGATCTGCGCATCTTCGGTACTGCCGATGGCAAGGCGCCGGCCAAGCCCTTGGGCGTGACGGCAAAGCGTGACAACGACCCGCGCAATGCCCATATCAGTTGGAATGCCGTACCTGGCGCGGTCGGCTATAATGTCCGCTGGGGTATCCGGCCAGATCGCCTGACCCTGACCTATCAACTTTTCGCCGAGGATGACGACAATCAATTCGGCGGCCGCCAGCATGGCCATGCACTCGACCTGCGCGCGCTCAATGTCGGCGTCGGCTATTATGTGGCGGTCGAGGCCTTCAACGAAACCGGCGTCTCGAAACTCAGCAAGGTCTTGAAACTACCCTAA
- a CDS encoding DUF6445 family protein — protein sequence MKPELLTLGNSQSRVVVIDDFTGTYNQICRMAAALPPFPAQSQYYPGLRRMITKTDLPAHDYMQRLLVEASPYIGGAFDIDRFDWVEGSFSMVTQPPETLAPRQRAPHIDTVEPKYLAILHYLSDTTGTGTAFFRQRSTGIERVTVETFALYVAAAEAENTDAKGYISGSNPWFEEIGRVEAKPDRLVIYEGCLLHSGLIPPDMPLSDDPLTGRLTANLFVRGY from the coding sequence ATGAAGCCTGAGCTGCTGACCTTGGGAAACAGCCAAAGCCGCGTTGTCGTCATTGATGACTTTACCGGTACTTATAACCAGATTTGCCGCATGGCCGCCGCTCTGCCCCCCTTCCCGGCGCAATCGCAATATTACCCCGGTCTGCGCCGGATGATCACCAAAACGGATCTGCCGGCGCATGACTATATGCAAAGGCTGCTGGTCGAAGCCTCTCCCTATATCGGGGGCGCCTTCGATATCGATCGTTTCGACTGGGTAGAGGGCAGCTTTTCGATGGTGACCCAACCGCCGGAAACACTCGCACCGCGCCAGCGCGCACCGCATATCGACACGGTCGAGCCGAAATACCTGGCGATCCTGCATTATCTCAGCGACACAACCGGCACCGGCACGGCTTTTTTCCGTCAGCGCTCAACCGGCATTGAGCGCGTGACAGTGGAGACTTTCGCTCTCTATGTCGCCGCCGCGGAAGCCGAAAATACGGACGCAAAGGGGTATATCAGCGGATCAAACCCGTGGTTCGAGGAAATCGGCCGGGTTGAAGCCAAACCGGACCGCCTGGTCATCTACGAGGGTTGCCTGCTGCACTCCGGCCTCATTCCGCCCGATATGCCGCTGAGCGACGATCCGCTGACCGGCCGCCTGACCGCCAATCTGTTTGTGCGGGGTTATTAG
- a CDS encoding TonB-dependent receptor, with product MKIALFTSVAAFALLNAGLVHAQDAAPVADAATAPAAADQVTEVIVYGQGQSRQTQSVKADDITKVAPGTSPLKVLDKLPGVTFQSADPFGAYEWSARISVRGFNQNQMGFTLDGVTLGDMSYGNYNGLHISRAIINEDIARADLSQGAGSLDSATSSNMGGTLKFVSRDPSETLGGELAGTVGSDNMHRVYGRFETGAITALGGLRGYISAVDMKTDKWKGGGEQKQQQVDAKAVLPIGEGSLSAFVNHSQRREQDYQDMSFEMIDRLGYDWDNFQPNWALANQVAQLYQTQTTPTYPGNITTVDDAYYYGGGVRDDTLSGISLNLPVSDRLTFNATIYNHTNKGQGLWVTPYLPSPGVSYSPFYNAANPSSDDAYVSIRTTEYDINRTGAIGGATLDLGTHQVSAGFWVENNDFNQARRFYGETLAAPHRDSLGFQSNPFYTQWEYAFNTKTTQLYLQDVWTVTDALKINYGFKSLETTNKVNQLAGGTINAELKSKDTFLPQVGAVYKVNSHYEVFGSYAENMDAYVSAATSGPFSSQSQANIDYVKTSLKPESSKTLEGGLRFRFPQFSGVAALYNVKFDNRILAVAQGSGIQGNAPVLSNVGGVTSQGVELAGTYRFTPQWKLYAAYSYNDSKYEDDVHSFDGAGNPVVTPTKDKTVVNTPKNLLKTELGYDNGALFGSLGVNFTDKRYYTYTNIGGEVPSSTITDLSVGYRFETIGTTVQLNVTNLMDEQYISTIGSNGFVNSDPTGTTQTILPGAPRQVFLNVRKTF from the coding sequence ATGAAAATCGCACTCTTCACTTCCGTGGCCGCCTTTGCCCTTCTGAACGCCGGGCTGGTTCATGCGCAAGACGCTGCGCCGGTCGCTGATGCCGCCACCGCGCCGGCCGCTGCCGATCAGGTTACCGAAGTTATCGTCTATGGCCAGGGCCAGAGCCGCCAGACCCAGTCGGTCAAGGCCGACGACATCACCAAGGTCGCGCCGGGCACCAGCCCTTTGAAGGTGCTCGACAAGTTGCCGGGAGTCACCTTCCAGTCGGCCGATCCGTTCGGTGCCTATGAATGGTCCGCCCGCATCTCGGTGCGTGGCTTCAACCAGAACCAGATGGGGTTCACGCTTGATGGCGTCACGCTCGGCGACATGAGCTATGGCAATTATAACGGCCTGCATATCTCGCGCGCCATTATCAACGAAGACATCGCCCGCGCCGACCTCTCACAGGGCGCCGGCTCGCTCGATTCGGCCACTTCATCCAATATGGGCGGCACCTTGAAGTTCGTGTCGCGTGATCCGTCTGAAACCCTTGGCGGCGAACTGGCCGGCACGGTGGGTTCCGACAATATGCACCGCGTCTATGGCCGCTTTGAAACCGGCGCGATCACGGCGCTCGGCGGTCTGCGTGGCTATATCTCGGCGGTCGATATGAAGACCGACAAGTGGAAGGGCGGCGGTGAGCAGAAGCAGCAGCAGGTCGACGCCAAGGCGGTCCTGCCGATCGGCGAAGGTTCGCTGTCGGCCTTCGTGAACCACAGTCAGCGCCGCGAGCAGGATTACCAGGACATGTCGTTCGAGATGATCGACCGCCTGGGTTATGACTGGGATAACTTCCAGCCCAACTGGGCGCTGGCCAACCAGGTAGCGCAGCTCTACCAGACCCAGACCACGCCGACCTATCCGGGCAATATCACCACGGTCGATGACGCCTATTATTATGGCGGCGGCGTGCGCGACGATACCCTGTCGGGCATCAGCCTCAACCTGCCGGTCTCCGACCGCCTCACGTTCAACGCCACGATCTACAACCACACCAATAAGGGCCAGGGTCTGTGGGTCACGCCGTACCTGCCGTCGCCGGGTGTCAGCTACTCGCCCTTCTATAACGCCGCCAACCCGTCTTCGGACGATGCCTATGTTTCGATCCGCACCACGGAATACGATATCAACCGCACGGGTGCCATTGGCGGCGCCACGCTCGATCTCGGCACCCATCAGGTTTCGGCCGGCTTCTGGGTTGAAAACAATGACTTCAACCAGGCCCGTCGTTTCTACGGCGAAACTCTTGCCGCGCCGCATCGTGACAGCCTCGGCTTCCAGAGCAACCCCTTCTATACGCAGTGGGAATACGCCTTCAACACCAAGACGACCCAGCTCTACCTCCAGGATGTCTGGACGGTTACCGATGCCCTGAAGATCAATTACGGCTTCAAGTCGCTGGAAACCACCAACAAGGTCAATCAACTGGCCGGCGGCACCATCAATGCCGAACTGAAGTCGAAGGACACCTTCCTGCCGCAGGTCGGCGCGGTCTATAAGGTCAACAGCCATTACGAAGTCTTCGGCTCCTATGCCGAAAACATGGACGCTTATGTCTCGGCCGCTACTTCCGGCCCGTTCAGTTCGCAAAGCCAGGCCAATATCGATTACGTCAAGACCAGCCTGAAGCCGGAGTCGTCGAAGACTCTCGAAGGCGGCCTGCGTTTCCGCTTCCCGCAGTTCTCTGGTGTCGCCGCGCTGTATAATGTCAAGTTCGACAATCGTATCCTGGCCGTGGCGCAAGGGTCCGGCATCCAGGGCAATGCCCCCGTGCTGTCGAACGTCGGCGGCGTTACAAGCCAGGGCGTCGAGCTGGCCGGCACCTATCGCTTCACCCCGCAGTGGAAACTCTACGCCGCTTACAGCTACAATGACTCCAAGTATGAGGACGATGTGCATTCGTTCGATGGCGCCGGTAATCCGGTGGTCACCCCCACGAAGGACAAGACCGTCGTCAATACGCCGAAAAACCTGCTGAAGACCGAACTGGGTTACGACAACGGCGCGCTTTTCGGCTCCCTCGGCGTCAACTTCACGGATAAGCGCTATTACACCTACACCAATATCGGTGGTGAAGTGCCTTCCAGCACCATCACCGACCTGAGCGTGGGGTATCGTTTTGAAACCATCGGCACCACGGTCCAGCTCAACGTTACCAACCTGATGGACGAGCAGTACATCTCGACCATCGGCTCCAACGGTTTCGTCAACTCTGATCCGACCGGCACGACCCAGACCATCCTGCCGGGTGCCCCCCGTCAGGTCTTCCTGAACGTGCGTAAGACATTCTAG